A single window of Halobacterium jilantaiense DNA harbors:
- a CDS encoding DUF7113 family protein: MLLVRGSAGGTALTGTLYERGESAPSFKGAPDEAAPYVWVCDEFYAVDSGGQVQTVDGEDVNVAFESPMPRGFETRDAALEAAREHVRTQFARIGVDREDVDVEVVREHEADADF; encoded by the coding sequence ATGTTGCTGGTACGCGGGTCTGCGGGCGGAACGGCCCTGACGGGCACCCTCTACGAGCGCGGCGAGTCCGCGCCGTCGTTCAAGGGGGCACCCGACGAGGCCGCGCCCTACGTCTGGGTGTGCGACGAGTTCTACGCGGTGGACAGCGGCGGCCAGGTCCAGACCGTGGACGGCGAGGACGTCAACGTCGCCTTCGAGTCGCCGATGCCCCGCGGGTTCGAGACGCGGGACGCCGCGCTGGAGGCCGCCCGCGAACACGTGCGGACGCAGTTCGCGCGCATCGGCGTCGACCGCGAGGACGTCGACGTCGAGGTCGTGCGCGAACACGAGGCGGACGCGGACTTCTGA